Below is a window of Falco rusticolus isolate bFalRus1 chromosome 9, bFalRus1.pri, whole genome shotgun sequence DNA.
GCATCGCCTCCGTGATTTGCCTTTCAAGCTTTTCCAAGAGCCGAGACACACATCGGATGTGACGGAGAAAGTCACTCAACCTGATCTACATCAAGGCTCTACATTAAGTTGTTCTGTTTGTGTTTAGCGGGGCTTTGTGCTGCAGCTCTTTCCTGGTCCAGGAGCTGAAGCTGTGACACCGCCTTGAGCTTACATAGGAAACCAGACTTTTGGCAACATTCTCGTAAGAATGCAGAGGAGTAAACAATGCTGTTGCCATACTCCTGGTCAGCGTTTTGGTTAGGGGTGAGGTTATGTTTCCAGAACAATACACCAAACTTGCAACTAACAGAAGGCAAAACgataaaatgtttttacagcttattttaaaatggttacatttttttcacttcccaAAGCTGCACAACTTACATAGCTTTTGCTTGAGCTGCAGACACCGAGAACAATTAGTTCCTGGTGTGATTACAGACTGCTTGCCAAGGTGATGGACATCACTTGGCAGAAGTAGTTACCGTATCTGCTTGGGCTCTGCTCACCATTTCATTGGAACACGCTTCATCAAATACTGGGTTGAAGTAGAGAGCTCTAACTCATGGACATTCTCACATACCTCGAAACAGGCTTTGAAAAATACTAACAATTGGCACCTTTTTGGAAATAATGTGGTTGCGggattgttttttaatgtaaggaCATCAGCAGTGCTCTTGCTTCTAATGCCACCTCTGCATCTACCTGCAAGGCCTAACATTATATATGCAAGCTTAAATGCAACATGTGCAATTCTCCAAAGAACTGAAGGCTGCAACGCTGCTGTGAATGGCTCCAAAGTAGTATAAGAAAAGGAGGACCTTTGTTTTCTTATAATGAAAGTTCTCCTTAGTTGTTAATAATGCAAATGActacagtatttaaatattcatagtTCTAAAGCTGCTGGTAATGGCAGCGCCCGgggtgggctgtgctgggcaccagGGCACCTGCCTACACGAGTGTCAAGGGGGCAGCCGGCGGGCGGAGTTGGGCTTGCGAGGCTGGGGCACTGCAGCATGGCTCGACCCTCATCCCAGAGCACATCCCCGTCCTCGCTTTCGCTGTGTCCTCCCTTCGCTTAGAGCAGCGCTGCAGCTGGGCGCTGCCTGTGCCACCCTTGGCTCCAGCGCTTCCCCGGCTTCGTGGAGGAGCCGGCCCCAGCCAGTGGGGGGTGGGCTCGCCCCACCCGCGGAGGCAtccctccctgtcctgcagcccaCCATCCTCACGTGTTGGCCCACGGGTCACAGCTCGATGAGTGCCTCCCTGTGCTCGCTCAGCCCGCACAGCTTCAGAAGGGAAcgcagggctggctctgcctgggctCTCCAGTTAACACCCCAGCGTTCCCAAGTAACTTGTCAGCAGAGGTTTATCTTGgctgttttttcagttcttttttgttgttattctttAGGATTGTGTGAATATTGGGGCCAATCCAAAAGCAAGTGTTTCATTGCAGTAGCACAACCATCTTCATGTCATTCACAGTACTAATACGCATTGCTGTGAACTGCTGTTGTACTGAGGCCAACACTTCTGCACTTGAAACAAATGCTGTAAGAAACTGGACCTAGGGAGCCAACTGTCAGCATTGTACTGAACGAGTCTGGTTTTAATCTGAAGTACCCAAAGCCTTAGTGGTGCGTGAAAATCCTGTGGTTGAACTTGATGCCCCACACTTACCTCCCTTTGGAAACAATGGTGCCACTACCAGCACCTTGGGGCTCATCCCTGCGCCTGCCACAGCAACGGCTGTGCTGCTTTGGCAGTCTGACCCCAGCCAGGCCCTCGTGAAGCGCATGCCAGCCTGGGAGCCTTACACAAGTAACTCACAGAACACAAACACTGCGGCACGCAGCCAAAGTGCCTGCACGATCAGGTAAGGTGATCCCTAAGGCAGCTAAAAAGGCTGCTTTGTCCTTGGGATTTATTTGGTATTGTTGCAAATTGCTGCATGCTAGTGCTCAGCCTGCGGTCAGCTGTTTACATATGAGACCAGAGGCTGTCGGATACACCAGCAGCGGGGTTTGGGCCGCTTGTTGCCAGTCCTGCAGCTTCCTTGGTCTCGTTTGATCGGGCAACACCACACAGGCAGGACTGAGTTGCATTTTACTTCACCCACCCAGCGGCAGGCAGGCAAGGCACAGCCAGAACACCGTGGGCGTATTTTGCAGGAGCTCTCGCTGCCGTCACTGACTGCAGTGACAATGTACTTACGTTGTTCAGTCTCTCATAGTCTctcatttcccttccttttagAGTATGCAGCCATAAACTCCATGCTGGACCAGATCAACTCCTGCTTGGATCACCTGGAGGAAAAGAATGATTATCTACATGCCTGCTTGAAAGAACTGCTGGAGTCCAACCGCCAGACCCGTCTGGAGTTCCAGCAGCAGAGCGAGCAGCAGAATACAGAAGCTGATGTGCAGGGATCACAGCCTCCTGCCTAGTGT
It encodes the following:
- the C9H9orf16 gene encoding LOW QUALITY PROTEIN: UPF0184 protein C9orf16 homolog (The sequence of the model RefSeq protein was modified relative to this genomic sequence to represent the inferred CDS: inserted 1 base in 1 codon) — its product is MAGPNGEPHVXAGGAGRSDDGDGDAFGEEEYAAINSMLDQINSCLDHLEEKNDYLHACLKELLESNRQTRLEFQQQSEQQNTEADVQGSQPPA